In a single window of the Manis pentadactyla isolate mManPen7 chromosome 15 unlocalized genomic scaffold, mManPen7.hap1 SUPER_15_unloc_1, whole genome shotgun sequence genome:
- the LOC118932717 gene encoding vomeronasal type-1 receptor 1-like has product MPSQKDGLQTTGNVALKTTFLLQIGFGTLANVTLFFHNVSPALCAHKQRPTHVVLTHMALANLLVLLSSGIPQTMVAFLLTNPLSSLGCKVVYYTHRVARSCTLCCTCVLSTYQFFTLIPGRGDCMTLRRDPKMPGPSCCVCWVFSLLLNIYTPLNVTGALTMGNDTDTQGRWFCSSSSPRAGIGILPSCPDSVFIGLMVWASSSTVGLLRRHHQRVQHIHTHKVPHNCPPETRAAHTILMLVVTFVVFYMMNLVVTFYITVFLDLQLWLIQTCNILALCFPTVSPFLLILRDPRTPRFCS; this is encoded by the coding sequence ATGCCTTCTCAGAAAGATGGCCTACAAACCACAGGGAATGTGGCTCTGAAAACCACATTTCTGTTACAGATTGGATTTGGAACCCTGGCAAATGTCACCCTCTTTTTCCATAATGTCTCCCCTGCCTTGTGTGCCCACAAGCAGAGACCCACACACGTGGTTCTCACCCACATGGCCTTGGCCAATCTCTTGGTTCTTCTCTCCTCTGGGATTCCACAGACAATGGTGGCTTTTCTCCTGACCAACCCTTTGTCCAGTCTTGGGTGTAAAGTTGTTTATTATACACACAGAGTGGCTCGCAGCTGCACCCTGTGCTGCACCTGTGTCCTGAGTACCTACCAGTTTTTCACACTCATCCCTGGGAGAGGTGATTGCATGACACTCAGGAGAGACCCCAAGATGCCTGGTCCTTCCTGTTGTGTCTGTTGGGTGTTCAGTCTCTTATTGAATATCTATACTCCCTTGAATGTCACTGGTGCACTGACCATGGGAAATGATACTGACACACAGGGCAGGTGGTTCTGCTCATCCTCAAGTCCAAGGGCAGGTATTGGCATCTTGCCATCATGTCCAGATTCTGTGTTTATTGGCCTCATGGTCTGGGCCAGCAGCTCCACGGTGGGTCTCCTCCGCAGACATCACCAGAGGGTGCAGCATATTCACACCCACAAGGTTCCCCACAACTGTCCCCCAGAGACCAGAGCTGCCCACACCATCCTGATGCTGGTGGTCACCTTCGTTGTCTTCTACATGATGAATTTGGTAGTTACTTTTTACATCACTGTGTTTCTAGATCTTCAGCTCTGGTTGATACAGACATGTAACATTTTGGCTTTATGTTTCCCCACTGTCAGCCCCTTCCTGCTGATCCTTAGGGATCCTAGAACTCCCAGGTTTTGCTCTTAA